In Amycolatopsis sp. FBCC-B4732, the genomic stretch GATCCACGCGACCGAGGCCGGCCGGCACTCGGGCTGGCTTTCGCACCCGCTGAACCAGCAGGTGCACTCCGTCGAGTGGTGGCTGGCGAACCGCGCCGACGCGCTGATCACCTGCTCGCAGGCCATGCGCCGCGAGGTCTCCTACCTCTTCGAGGTCGAGGCCGCCGACGTCACGGTGATCCACAACGGCATCGAGGAGCGCGGCTGGCAGGTGCCGGCGAAGGAGATCGCCCGGGCGCGGGAGGTCTACAGCCCGGCCGGGGCGCCGCTGTTGCTCTATTTCGGACGACTCGAGTGGGAGAAGGGCGTGCAGGACCTGCTCGCCGCCCTCCCCCGCATCCGGCGGCGCCACCCGGGCACCCGCGTGGTCGTGGCCGGAAAAGGACGACACTTCGACGAGCTGGTCGAACAGTCGCGGAAGCTGCGGGTGCGGCGGGCGGTCGACTTCGTCGGGCACCTCTCCGACCGCGATCTGCGGGCGGCGCTGGCCGCCGCCGACGCCGTCGTGCTGCCGAGCCGGTACGAGCCGTTCGGGATCGTCGCGCTCGAGGCCGCGGCCGCGAAGGCGCCGCTCGTGGCGTCGACCGCCGGGGGGCTCGGCGAGGTCGTCGTGCACGGGGAGACCGGGCTCGCGTTCAGCCCCGGCGATGTCGCGGAATTGACCACTGCCGTGACGGCGGTGCTCAGCGACGCGCCGGCCGCGGCGAAGCGGGCGAAGGCGGCGCAGTCCCGGCTGGCCGCGGACTTCGACTGGGGCCGGATCGCCGAGGCGACCGCCGACGTCTACCGGCGGGCGAAGCCGGCCGAACCGGTGGAGCTGCCGCGGCCGAAGATCGCCACGGGCAACGCGTTCGAGCCGGTCGCGGCCGGGATACCGGAACTGTAGGTAGCGGACGGCTCAGAAGCGGCAGGGCCGGACGCAGTCGGGCCGCGCCGTGGAGGGGGCGGCCGTGATCACCACGGCGCCGGACGAAAACGACAACACGACGAAGAGGACGGCGACGGCCGTTCTCCACTTGCTGGTCATGGGGACTCCTCGGGGTGACGGCGCGACGGGCGCCTCGCAGCGAGCATCCGCGCCGCTCCCCGGCGAAACAATAAGCGGAACAGTAGGGGTGCCTACGCATTCGCCATGAGTGACCGTTCACCGGGTTCCGGTGAGGAGCCGCACCCGGACCGCCTCGCGGAGCGGTGCGTGCGGGGCCACCGCCGCCCGGACGCGGTCGGTGAACGCCGGTCGCGCGTCGAGGGCCGGCAGCCGGCCGGGGCTCATGGCCGAAAAAACGCCACCGACGATTTCCTCGACGGTCAGCGTCGTCGCGTATTCGACAACCCGCTGGTCGACGGCGTATCCGGCGGCCGAGAGCGCGGCCGCGTACCGTTCCTGGCTCGCCGTGTCGGTGCCGCACGTGCTGCGCAACGGGGTCCCCAGATACGCCGAAACGACGTCCCGGAGGGCGGCCGGCCACGCGGTGTCCTGGAGCCACAGCGGCTCGCCGTTGGTCACCACCGCGATCCCGCCGCCGGGGCGCAGCAGCGGGCGGACGGCCGAAAACAGCCGTTCGTGGTCCATCCAGTGCAGGGCCCGGGCGACCGTCACCGCGGCCAGGCGGCCGTGGCCGAAAAGCGGCGACAACGCGCTGACGTCGGTGTCCGCGCCGAGCAGCCGGCCGACGTTCGGCGCCGACGTCGCTTGCCGGGCCCGCGCGAGCATCGCCGGCTCCGGGTCCATGCCGAGCACCGCGCCCGTCCGGGCGGTCAGGACCCGGGTGAGCTGGCCGGTGCCGCAGCCGAGGTCGAGGACGACGTCGTCGCGGGTCAGCGTGAACGCCGCGGCCAGCTCGTCCACCGCTTCGGGCGGGTAGCCGCGGCGGAACCGCTGGTAGAACTCGCTCACTTCGCCGCCGAACGCCGGTGTCGTCACTTTTCGACCATGCCCCCGGCGCTGGGCGGACGGGCCCGTTCCGCTCGAGGCGGACTCAGAACACCGGCAGCAGGAGGCCGTGCTCGGACTCCGGACGAGGACCGAAGATGCGGCGGTCCGCCGCCGCGATCGGGACGTCGTTGATGCTCGCCTCGCGCCGTCGCATCAGGCCCTCGTCGCTGAACTCCCACAGCTCGTTGCCGTAGCTGCGGAACCACCGGCCCTCGGCGTTCCGCGATTCGTACTGGAACCGGACGCCGATGCGGTTGCCGCGGAAGCCCCACAGCTCCTTGCGCAGCGCGTACTCCAGCTCGCGCTCCCACTTCGCGGTCAGGAACTCGACGATCCGGGCGCGCCCGACGACGTGCTGGTCGCGATTTCGCCAGACCGAGTCCTCGGTGTAGGCGAGCGAGACCTTCTCCGGGTCGCGGGTGTTCCACGCGTCTTCCGCGGCCTGGACCTTCTGCCGGGCGGTGTCTTCGTCGAAGGGCGGGAACGGGGGTCGCGGGGTCATGGCAGCTCCTTCCGGACGCGGAGAACGTGCGTTCTCCACTACGTCCGCTACCCTAGAGAACGCTCATTCTCCGCGCCAGGGGCAGGTGCCATGAATTCCACGGAAGCGACCGACCGGCTGCTCGAAGCCGCCGAAGACCTCTTCTACGCGCACGGCGTGCAAGCGGTCGGGATGGACGCCGTCCGCGAGCGCTCCGGCGTCTCGCTCAAGCGGCTCTACCAGTGCTTCCCGGCGAAGAACGACCTGGTCGAGGCCTACCTGCGACGCCGGGACGAGCGCTGGCGGAAGTCGTTGCGCGAATTCGTCCACGCCCGCGGCGACGACCCCCTCGCCGTCTTCGGCTGGCTCGCGAACTGGTTCGCCGAGCCCGGCTTCCGCGGCTGCGCGTTCATCAACTCCTTCGGCGAGTTCGGCGAACCGGCGCCGGGCATCGCCGCCGCGATCCGCCTGCACAAGGACGAAGTCCGCGCGTACCTGCGTGGTCTCGTTTCCGGCCAGAGGCTCGCCGACCAGCTGTTCGCGCTGGTCGAGGGTGCGACCGTGCTCGCCGCGATCACCGGTGACCCGGGCGAGGCGAACACGGCCCGCGAAGCCGCGAAGGTGCTGCTGGCCGCTCAGGGGTAGAGCGTCAGCCCCGGGTCGAGCGCGATCTCCGTCAGCTGGGCGAGGCTCAGCGGCGGCGACGGCATGTCGGGCGCGCCACCCCGCTTGGCGTCGCCGGCGACGTTCTCCGCCTCGAGGATGATGCCGGTGCCGTCGGGCTTGGTGACGTTCGATTCGTTCACCGTCGGCCCGCCGCCGCGCAGGGTGAACGTGATCTCGACGATCGTTTCGCCGTGCGGCCCGATCCGCCGTTGGCACGAGCCCTCGGTGCGCTCGGGCGGCGGACCGCACTGGGTGGTGGGCGTCGCGTTGCCGCCCAGCCGGGTGACGATCGCCAGCAGGTTGCCCTTGCGATTCCCCTTCGCCGTCGTGGCCGTCGAAGTGAAGTAGTCCTCGCCGCCGCTGCAGGTGCTTTCGTAAGGCACCGGCGCCGAAAACACGTGGTAGAAGGTCAGCGGCCCGTGCTCGACCCCCTTCGGGAAGTCACTGCCGTCGTGGGTGCTGAGCGTGGTGCCCGCGGCCAGCCGCTGCTGGGCAGCGGCGGTCAGCACGGTCGTGAGCCGGCTCGACGCGGCCGCTGACGTCTCCGGGATCGGCGCGCCGGTCTGCGGCGGGTACGGCAGCACCGCGCAGGGATCTTCCGACGGCGGCTTGCTCGCCGCCGGCGGTACGAGCACCGGCGCGGGATCCCCGGGCACGAACGCCACCGCCACCCCGGCCGCGATCGCCGTCACCCCCGCCCCCGCGGCGGTCCACGGGTTCGCCACGCGGCGCACCCGCGCCCGGCGGCGTTCGCGGTCCAGCACCGCCTCGACGTCCACTGTGGACGGTGGCACGACGCCGATCGCCGCGTCGAACTGGTCCTTGCTCATGGCGCCTCCTTCAGCTCTGGCTCGCGGCGACGAGCGCGCGCAGCGAGTCGAGCCCGCGCGCGGTCTGGCTCTTCACGGTTCCGGGTGAACAGTCGAGGACCTCGGCGGTCTCCTCGACGGAAAGGTCGCAGTAGTACCGCAGCACGACCGCGGCCCGGCGCCGCGGCGGCAGCGCGTCGAGCAGCTCCAGCAGGCCGAGCCGCTCGACGACGTCGTCGGTCGGCAGCACCGCCGGCTCCGGCAGCGTGTCCGCCGGTTCCTCGCGCCGCCACGCCCTGGCCTTCTCGTCCAGCCACGTCCGCACGAGGATGCGGCGCACGTACGCGTCGAGGTGCTCGACATGCCGGGCCCGCGGCCAGTGCCGGTACAGCTTGCCGATCGTGATCGACACCAGGTCGTCGGCGAGGTGCCAGTCCCGGCACAGCAGGTAGGCCGTGCGGCGCATGACCTCCATCCGCGCCGTCACGTAGTCGCGGTACCCCGCTTCTTCGGACCGTTTCACCGATTCCTCCTCGTCGCCCCCACATCCGGTGGAACGGGGTGCGCGGCCTCCCGGGTTGCTCCGGGATCGAAATCCGGGCAACCCGCGGGCGCGCCGGGGCCGTTCCACGAGCCGAGGACCCCGACAGTGAGGAACCATCCCATGAGGAAACCGATCATCGCGCTCGTCGCGGTGGCATTGGGCGCGGGCGTGCTGACCGCACCCGCCGCGGCAGCCGCCCCGACCGGCGGTCCACCCGTTGCGCCGACGAAGATCACGCTGGTCACCGGCGACCAGGTGCTGGCCGGAGGCGCGGACGTCCGCGTGCTGCCGGCCCGCCGCGACCGGCCGGTGCCGTTCCGCCAGTACGTCCGCGGCGGCGACCAGTACGTCCTGCCCGGCGACGCCGCCGAGCTGGTGCGCGCCGGGCGGCTCGACGAGCAGCTGTTCAACGTCACCGGCCTGCTGCGCCAGGGCTACGACGACGCGCACACCCCGCACGTGCCGCTGCTGGTCCGCCAGGCGGGGCCGGCGCTCGCCGCGCGGACCGGCGTCGCCGCCCACGCTTCCGCACTCGGCTACACCGCGCTCGACGAGCCGAAGTCCGGCGCCGCGGCGTTCTGGAACCGGCTCGCCACCGAACCCGCCACGCTCGCCGCGGGCGGCGCGAAGGTGTGGCTGAACGCGAAGGTGCGCGCGAGCCTCGACCAGAGCGTGCCGCAGATCGGCGCGCCCGCGGCGTGGCAGGCGGGCCTGACCGGCCGCGGCGTGCCGGTCGCGGTGCTCGACACCGGCATCGCCGCCGCGCACCCGGACCTGGCCGGGCGGGTCTCGCTGGGCAAGGACTTCACCGGCAAGGGCAGCTTCGAGGACGGCCAAGGGCACGGCACGCACGTCGCGTCGACGATCGCCGGCTCCGGCGCGGCTTCCGGCGGGAAGTACAAGGGCGTGGCGCCCGACGCGTCGCTGGCCGTCGGCAAGGTCCTCGACGACTCCGGCGACGGCACGCTCGCCACGGTCCTGGCCGGCATGCAGTGGGCGGTGACCGAAGCGCACGCCCGCGTCGTGAACATGAGCCTCGGTGGCGGCCCGTCCGACGGGACCGATCCGGTGTCCGAAGCCCTGAACGCCCTGACCCGGCAGTACGGCACGCTCTTCGTCGTCGCCGCGGGCAACTTCGGCGCGGACGAATCCGTGGCGAGCCCGGCCGCAGCCGACACGGCGCTCGCCGTCGCCAGTGTGTCCAAAAAGGACGTCCTCAGCCCGTTCTCCAGCCGGGGCCCGCGGGTCGGTGACGGCGCCGCGAAGCCGGACGTCGCGGCGCCCGGCGAGTCGATCACCGCGGCCTGGCCCGGTGGCGGTTACCAGGAGCTGAGCGGGACGTCGATGGCGACGCCGCACGTCGCGGGCTCGGCCGCGATCCTCGCCCAGCAGCACCCCGACTGGCGCGCGGACCGGCTCAAAGCGGCCCTCACCAGCACCGCGGCCCCGGTCGACGCCGGGCCGGCCGCGGTCGGCACCGGCCGCGTCGACGTCGCCCGCGCGACGGCCACCGCGGTCACCGCCACCGGCGGCGCGTCGGCCTACCTCCCGTGGCCGAACCGCGGAGCGACCGGCAAAGCCACCGTCACCTGGTACAACTC encodes the following:
- a CDS encoding trans-aconitate 2-methyltransferase produces the protein MTTPAFGGEVSEFYQRFRRGYPPEAVDELAAAFTLTRDDVVLDLGCGTGQLTRVLTARTGAVLGMDPEPAMLARARQATSAPNVGRLLGADTDVSALSPLFGHGRLAAVTVARALHWMDHERLFSAVRPLLRPGGGIAVVTNGEPLWLQDTAWPAALRDVVSAYLGTPLRSTCGTDTASQERYAAALSAAGYAVDQRVVEYATTLTVEEIVGGVFSAMSPGRLPALDARPAFTDRVRAAVAPHAPLREAVRVRLLTGTR
- a CDS encoding SigE family RNA polymerase sigma factor is translated as MKRSEEAGYRDYVTARMEVMRRTAYLLCRDWHLADDLVSITIGKLYRHWPRARHVEHLDAYVRRILVRTWLDEKARAWRREEPADTLPEPAVLPTDDVVERLGLLELLDALPPRRRAAVVLRYYCDLSVEETAEVLDCSPGTVKSQTARGLDSLRALVAASQS
- a CDS encoding TetR/AcrR family transcriptional regulator, which codes for MNSTEATDRLLEAAEDLFYAHGVQAVGMDAVRERSGVSLKRLYQCFPAKNDLVEAYLRRRDERWRKSLREFVHARGDDPLAVFGWLANWFAEPGFRGCAFINSFGEFGEPAPGIAAAIRLHKDEVRAYLRGLVSGQRLADQLFALVEGATVLAAITGDPGEANTAREAAKVLLAAQG
- a CDS encoding nuclear transport factor 2 family protein, with translation MTPRPPFPPFDEDTARQKVQAAEDAWNTRDPEKVSLAYTEDSVWRNRDQHVVGRARIVEFLTAKWERELEYALRKELWGFRGNRIGVRFQYESRNAEGRWFRSYGNELWEFSDEGLMRRREASINDVPIAAADRRIFGPRPESEHGLLLPVF
- a CDS encoding glycosyltransferase family 4 protein, with amino-acid sequence MRVLMLSWEYPPVAIGGLARHVHALATHLVRQGHEVVVLCRHAAGTDAGTHPRTDRVVEGVRIVRVAEDPMHVTFERDLVAWTLAMGHAMIRAAQDLLRTWQPDVVHAHDWLVAHPAIAIAEAARVPLVGTIHATEAGRHSGWLSHPLNQQVHSVEWWLANRADALITCSQAMRREVSYLFEVEAADVTVIHNGIEERGWQVPAKEIARAREVYSPAGAPLLLYFGRLEWEKGVQDLLAALPRIRRRHPGTRVVVAGKGRHFDELVEQSRKLRVRRAVDFVGHLSDRDLRAALAAADAVVLPSRYEPFGIVALEAAAAKAPLVASTAGGLGEVVVHGETGLAFSPGDVAELTTAVTAVLSDAPAAAKRAKAAQSRLAADFDWGRIAEATADVYRRAKPAEPVELPRPKIATGNAFEPVAAGIPEL